One genomic segment of Ancylobacter sp. IITR112 includes these proteins:
- a CDS encoding ABC transporter permease: MIRKEFIQLLRDRVSFAVMVSIPLLQLIMFGYAINMTPRHLPTAVLAYDQSALTRSILAAIENTKYFAITHHPVNEEEAERLLRSGQVLFVVEIPAGFERAVRRGESPALLVSADATDPVASSSALAALERLVETSVRRERFNVDDAPEGSGLEKMPPPFEFHTHPRYNPAAVTQLNIVPGLLGTILTMTMLIFTALSVTREIERGTMETLLAMPIRPVEIMVGKITPYVMVGAMQATMILGAAVLLFQVPVVGSLPLLTALTGLFILTNLSIGYTFSTLAQNQLQAVQMTFMYFLPNILLSGFMFPFAGMPTWAQWVAETLPLTHYLRMVRGILLKGATAPDLAQNILGLCVIMLVAMVLAVRRFRQTLD, translated from the coding sequence ATGATACGCAAGGAGTTCATCCAATTGCTGCGCGACCGCGTCTCCTTCGCGGTCATGGTGTCGATTCCGTTGCTGCAATTGATCATGTTCGGCTACGCCATCAATATGACGCCGCGCCATCTGCCGACGGCGGTGCTGGCCTATGATCAGTCGGCGCTCACCCGCTCCATCCTCGCCGCGATCGAGAACACCAAATATTTCGCCATCACCCATCACCCCGTGAACGAGGAGGAGGCGGAGCGTCTGCTGCGCTCGGGGCAGGTGCTGTTCGTGGTGGAAATCCCCGCCGGCTTCGAGCGTGCGGTTCGGCGCGGGGAAAGCCCGGCCCTGCTGGTGTCGGCGGATGCCACCGATCCCGTCGCCTCGAGCAGCGCGCTGGCGGCGCTGGAGCGGCTGGTGGAAACCTCGGTACGGCGCGAGCGCTTCAATGTCGACGACGCTCCGGAGGGCAGCGGTCTGGAGAAGATGCCGCCGCCTTTCGAATTCCACACCCATCCGCGCTACAACCCGGCGGCGGTCACCCAGCTCAATATCGTGCCGGGCCTTCTCGGCACCATCCTCACCATGACCATGCTCATCTTCACCGCGCTCTCGGTCACCCGCGAGATCGAACGCGGGACGATGGAGACGCTGCTCGCCATGCCGATCCGGCCGGTGGAGATCATGGTCGGCAAGATCACGCCCTATGTCATGGTCGGGGCGATGCAGGCGACGATGATCCTTGGCGCGGCCGTGCTGCTGTTCCAGGTGCCGGTGGTCGGCAGCCTGCCGCTTCTCACCGCCCTTACCGGCCTGTTCATCCTCACCAACCTCTCCATCGGCTATACGTTTTCCACCCTCGCGCAGAACCAGTTGCAGGCGGTGCAGATGACATTCATGTACTTCCTGCCCAACATCCTGCTGTCGGGGTTCATGTTTCCCTTCGCCGGCATGCCGACCTGGGCGCAGTGGGTCGCCGAAACGCTCCCGCTGACCCATTATCTGCGGATGGTGCGTGGCATATTGCTCAAAGGTGCGACGGCGCCCGATCTTGCGCAGAATATACTTGGCCTGTGCGTGATCATGCTCGTCGCCATGGTGCTGGCCGTGCGGCGTTTCCGGCAGACCTTGGACTGA
- a CDS encoding lasso peptide biosynthesis B2 protein: MPDGQFTVSASPPGGRRAKGAPRRLRAFLARWRRLSWPDRTLLGEALLVVALARLAIVTLPFRHVARLASTRPARPLPADAEAQILRARWAIRAVARRMPFRALCLEQGLSARAMLHRRGVPTTLYYGVAKDKDGKLAAHLWVRSGALDVIGTENAAQFTLLATFPPVE, from the coding sequence ATGCCCGACGGCCAGTTCACAGTGAGCGCCTCTCCCCCAGGCGGCCGTCGCGCCAAGGGCGCCCCCCGCCGCCTGCGCGCGTTCCTCGCCCGCTGGCGGCGGCTGAGCTGGCCTGACCGGACCCTGCTGGGCGAGGCGCTTCTGGTGGTCGCGCTCGCGCGGCTGGCTATCGTCACGCTGCCCTTCCGCCATGTGGCCCGGCTTGCCTCGACCCGGCCGGCGCGCCCGCTCCCGGCGGATGCAGAGGCGCAAATTCTGCGTGCGCGCTGGGCCATTCGCGCGGTCGCCCGCCGCATGCCGTTCCGGGCCCTATGCCTTGAACAGGGGCTCTCGGCACGGGCAATGCTGCACCGGCGGGGCGTGCCGACGACGCTCTATTATGGCGTGGCGAAAGATAAGGACGGAAAACTGGCGGCGCATCTCTGGGTGCGCTCGGGCGCGCTTGACGTGATTGGCACCGAGAACGCCGCGCAGTTCACCCTTCTCGCCACCTTTCCGCCGGTTGAGTGA
- a CDS encoding FadR/GntR family transcriptional regulator: MLNPAADPHLEKGIVTQLRAYLAQIELADDGRLPPERELSAALGVSRTELRKALDVLEAEGQLWRHVGKGTFMGSRPLDTFADIAALARRSNPAEVMRARIVMEPEICRAAAFTATPEDIAEMRMCLTRSRQAETWRQYEAWDTRLHRTIAEASQNTLLLGLFDTLNAVRRAVTWGRLRTEPVKPLPDHHSFAEHEAIVDAIEQRDIAAAAACMRAHLQTVERKLLDRQ; the protein is encoded by the coding sequence ATGCTTAATCCTGCTGCCGACCCCCATCTCGAAAAGGGCATCGTCACACAATTGCGCGCCTATCTCGCGCAGATCGAGCTCGCCGATGACGGCCGCCTGCCGCCGGAGCGTGAATTGTCGGCAGCGCTGGGCGTTTCGCGGACCGAGCTGCGCAAGGCGCTTGATGTGCTGGAAGCGGAAGGCCAGCTCTGGCGCCATGTCGGCAAGGGCACCTTCATGGGCAGCCGGCCGCTCGACACCTTTGCCGACATTGCCGCATTGGCCCGCCGCAGCAACCCGGCGGAGGTCATGCGCGCGCGGATCGTGATGGAGCCGGAAATCTGCCGTGCCGCCGCCTTCACAGCGACGCCGGAAGACATCGCGGAGATGCGGATGTGCCTCACGCGCTCCCGTCAGGCGGAAACCTGGCGCCAATACGAGGCTTGGGACACCCGCCTGCACCGGACGATTGCCGAAGCCTCGCAGAACACACTGCTTCTCGGCCTGTTCGACACGCTGAACGCGGTGCGCCGCGCGGTGACCTGGGGTCGGCTGCGTACCGAGCCGGTAAAGCCGCTGCCGGACCATCACAGCTTTGCGGAGCATGAGGCGATTGTCGACGCCATCGAGCAGCGCGATATAGCCGCCGCCGCCGCCTGCATGCGTGCGCATCTGCAGACGGTTGAGCGCAAGCTCCTCGACCGCCAGTGA
- a CDS encoding ABC transporter substrate-binding protein: MLKEFTRKLRGLSVMAAAVGVGLAMAAVSQAEAKVRVAYGDIASVENLHLLAAFELAKERGVEIEMTYLKSEDIAAQAVVSGQADIGVGGPYALMQKVKVPVRIFLQLSTLRFYPAVNAEFYKTWKDLNGQEVAVHSRGSGTEAIMKLMEEKQGIKFSKISYIPGSEVRTGALLQGNVKATIVDAAGRRLLQEKAPGKFIILPLDGINATDEALFARQDFLDKNPKDVDVIVESVLTTWREVTKNPAIVAEWRAKYKLLPDLPADQVAEITPYFTELAEGKAFPLNGGGEAAAKDDFAFYTLSGQLQGKPDELKVEDFWALEPLNRALAKVGTN; encoded by the coding sequence ATGCTCAAGGAATTCACGAGAAAATTGCGTGGCCTGTCCGTCATGGCAGCCGCTGTCGGCGTCGGCCTCGCCATGGCGGCGGTGTCGCAGGCGGAAGCAAAGGTTCGCGTCGCCTATGGCGACATCGCCTCGGTCGAAAATCTGCATCTGCTCGCGGCCTTCGAACTCGCCAAGGAGCGCGGCGTCGAGATCGAGATGACCTATCTGAAGTCCGAGGACATCGCCGCCCAGGCGGTGGTGAGCGGGCAGGCGGATATCGGTGTGGGCGGTCCCTACGCGCTGATGCAGAAGGTGAAGGTGCCGGTGCGCATCTTCCTGCAGCTCTCCACCCTGCGCTTCTATCCCGCCGTCAATGCCGAGTTCTACAAGACGTGGAAGGATCTGAACGGTCAGGAAGTCGCCGTCCATTCGCGCGGCTCCGGCACGGAAGCCATCATGAAGCTGATGGAGGAGAAGCAGGGCATCAAATTCTCCAAGATCAGCTACATCCCCGGTTCGGAAGTACGCACCGGCGCGCTGCTTCAGGGCAATGTGAAGGCGACGATCGTGGATGCGGCCGGTCGCCGGCTGCTGCAGGAAAAGGCGCCGGGCAAGTTCATTATCCTGCCGCTCGACGGTATCAACGCGACCGATGAGGCGCTGTTCGCCCGCCAGGACTTCCTCGACAAGAATCCGAAGGACGTGGACGTTATCGTCGAGTCGGTACTGACCACCTGGCGCGAAGTCACCAAGAACCCGGCGATCGTTGCCGAGTGGCGCGCCAAGTACAAGCTGCTGCCGGACCTGCCGGCCGATCAGGTGGCCGAGATCACCCCGTACTTCACCGAACTCGCCGAGGGCAAGGCGTTCCCGCTCAATGGCGGCGGTGAGGCGGCGGCCAAGGACGACTTCGCTTTCTACACCCTCTCCGGCCAGCTTCAGGGCAAGCCCGATGAGCTGAAGGTCGAGGATTTCTGGGCCCTCGAGCCGCTGAACCGCGCGCTCGCCAAGGTTGGCACGAACTGA
- a CDS encoding ABC transporter permease, giving the protein MTYPVQANGSSRAVPPSEASFFWRKLSEHRTALWRLASVGLFFLIWEIAGRIPISFAFPTFLETLRAFVTMTLDGSFVAAYAETLQPLVIGIAISAIIGIALGIVMGLSRFAEWLVAPVFIVLQAAPMAALIPLITFVYGIGLVSKTLAVVMLALPVIVLNGYKAVRNANPSLVAMCYSFQGNLWQRITKIIIPDASPVIFAGLRLGLAAGFIGVILAELLITPTGIGDLITYHRSVANYAEMYAAVVSIILVSTLTLAALEAFELRVLRPEKRRS; this is encoded by the coding sequence ATGACCTATCCGGTACAGGCGAACGGCTCCTCGCGAGCCGTTCCCCCCTCCGAAGCTTCCTTCTTCTGGAGGAAGCTCTCCGAGCACCGCACCGCTCTCTGGCGCCTGGCGTCGGTCGGGCTGTTCTTCCTCATCTGGGAAATCGCCGGTCGCATCCCGATCAGCTTCGCCTTTCCGACCTTCCTTGAGACACTACGGGCGTTTGTGACGATGACGCTCGACGGCTCCTTTGTCGCGGCCTACGCCGAGACATTGCAGCCGCTGGTGATCGGCATTGCCATCTCCGCCATCATCGGCATCGCGCTCGGCATCGTCATGGGCCTGTCGCGCTTCGCCGAATGGCTGGTGGCGCCCGTGTTCATCGTCCTTCAGGCCGCGCCGATGGCGGCGCTGATCCCGCTCATCACCTTCGTCTACGGCATCGGCCTCGTGTCGAAGACGCTGGCGGTGGTCATGCTGGCTTTGCCGGTGATCGTGCTCAACGGCTACAAGGCGGTGCGTAACGCCAACCCTTCGCTGGTCGCCATGTGCTACTCGTTCCAGGGCAATCTCTGGCAGCGCATCACCAAGATCATCATCCCCGACGCCAGCCCGGTGATCTTCGCCGGCCTGCGCCTTGGCCTGGCCGCCGGCTTTATCGGCGTGATCCTGGCGGAACTGCTCATCACCCCGACGGGCATTGGCGATCTTATCACCTATCACCGCTCGGTCGCGAACTATGCCGAGATGTATGCAGCGGTGGTGTCCATCATCCTTGTGTCCACCCTGACGCTCGCCGCGCTTGAGGCTTTCGAGCTTCGCGTGCTGCGTCCCGAGAAAAGAAGGTCCTGA
- a CDS encoding ABC transporter ATP-binding protein, with translation MRNITAQAASAASRPAGSDVAVEVRGVCKMYNEVEALRGIDLDFPAGKLTTLLGPSGCGKTTLLKIIAGLIPATSGEIRVNGQTVTGPGPERAFVFQDFALMPWATVLRNVAFGLELKGMGKDERQAIAVKYIAEVGLAGFENKYPHELSGGMRQRVGLARAFAVNADVLLLDEPFSAVDEQNRRKFQEDLLELVEKEKKTFIFVTHSIEEAVYCSDRIVILSRRPGRIAQIIEPEIDRSASPDAIRRDQGYLDTVEEIWQGLKHYVD, from the coding sequence ATGCGCAACATCACCGCCCAGGCGGCGAGCGCCGCCTCCCGTCCCGCCGGCTCGGATGTCGCGGTCGAGGTGCGTGGCGTCTGCAAGATGTACAATGAGGTGGAGGCCCTGCGCGGCATTGACCTCGATTTCCCCGCGGGCAAGCTCACCACGCTGCTCGGCCCCTCGGGCTGCGGCAAGACCACGCTTCTCAAGATCATCGCCGGCCTGATCCCCGCCACCTCGGGCGAGATCCGCGTCAATGGCCAGACCGTCACCGGCCCGGGGCCCGAGCGGGCCTTCGTGTTCCAGGACTTCGCGCTGATGCCGTGGGCCACGGTCCTGCGCAACGTAGCCTTCGGCCTTGAGCTGAAAGGCATGGGCAAGGACGAGCGACAGGCGATCGCGGTCAAGTACATTGCAGAGGTCGGACTGGCGGGTTTCGAGAACAAGTACCCACACGAACTCTCCGGCGGCATGCGCCAGCGCGTGGGCCTCGCCCGCGCTTTCGCGGTGAACGCCGATGTGCTCCTCCTCGACGAACCGTTCTCGGCGGTGGACGAACAGAACCGGCGCAAGTTCCAGGAGGATCTGCTGGAGCTGGTGGAAAAGGAGAAGAAGACCTTCATCTTCGTCACCCACTCGATCGAGGAAGCGGTCTATTGCTCGGACCGCATCGTCATCCTCTCGCGCCGCCCCGGCCGCATTGCCCAGATTATCGAACCGGAGATCGACCGCTCCGCCTCGCCCGACGCCATCCGCCGTGACCAGGGCTACCTCGATACGGTCGAGGAAATCTGGCAGGGCCTCAAGCACTACGTCGACTAG